From Carbonactinospora thermoautotrophica, the proteins below share one genomic window:
- the rimO gene encoding 30S ribosomal protein S12 methylthiotransferase RimO, translating into MPKRPSVSLITLGCARNEVDSEELAGRLAADGWTLSEDPREVDIVLVNTCGFIEAAKKDSIDTLLEATDLKGQGGPKVVAVGCLAERYGLQLAEALPEADAVLGFDDYPKIAERLRSILAGDPHVSHAPRDRRKLLPITPVERHAAGVTVPGHAVVSTPEDLPDGVAPASGPRMLRRRLDGGPVAPLKLASGCDRRCSFCAIPSFRGSFVSRPPSDVLAEARWLAEQGVREIVLVSENSTSYGKDLGDLRLLESLLPQLAAVDGIERVRVSYLQPAEMRPGLIEVMTGTPGVVPYFDLSFQHASGPVLRRMRRFGDGERFLELIERIREHAPEAGIRSNFIVGFPGETEEDLEVLEGFLTEASLDAIGVFGYSDEDGTEAATLDGKLEEEVIAERAERLTLLAEELTWQRAEERVGEIVTVLVETVEEDGAPAEGRADHQAPEVDGTTRLRGAGLRVGDLVRAEVVAAEGVDLVADVVEVLP; encoded by the coding sequence ATGCCCAAGCGTCCATCCGTCTCGCTCATAACCCTGGGCTGTGCCCGGAACGAGGTCGATTCCGAGGAGCTGGCGGGCCGACTCGCTGCGGACGGCTGGACGCTGTCCGAAGACCCCCGTGAGGTCGACATCGTCCTCGTCAACACGTGCGGCTTCATCGAGGCGGCCAAGAAGGACTCGATCGACACTCTGCTGGAGGCCACGGACCTCAAGGGCCAGGGCGGCCCGAAGGTGGTGGCCGTCGGGTGCCTGGCCGAGCGGTACGGGCTCCAGCTCGCCGAGGCGCTGCCCGAGGCCGACGCGGTGCTCGGGTTCGATGACTATCCCAAGATTGCTGAGCGGCTGCGGTCCATCCTGGCCGGAGATCCGCACGTGTCCCACGCCCCGCGCGACCGCCGCAAGCTGTTGCCGATCACGCCCGTGGAACGGCATGCGGCCGGGGTGACCGTGCCCGGGCACGCCGTGGTGTCCACTCCCGAGGACCTGCCGGACGGCGTGGCGCCAGCCAGCGGACCGCGTATGCTGCGCCGCCGCCTAGACGGCGGCCCCGTGGCCCCGCTGAAGCTCGCCTCCGGTTGCGACCGGCGCTGCTCGTTCTGTGCGATCCCCTCGTTCCGCGGCTCGTTCGTGTCCCGGCCGCCGTCGGACGTGCTCGCGGAAGCCCGGTGGCTGGCCGAGCAGGGCGTGCGGGAGATCGTGCTGGTCAGCGAGAACTCCACTTCCTACGGTAAGGACCTCGGCGACCTGCGCCTGCTGGAGTCCCTGTTGCCGCAGTTGGCGGCGGTCGACGGCATCGAGCGGGTCCGGGTGAGCTACCTGCAGCCCGCCGAGATGCGGCCCGGCCTGATCGAGGTCATGACGGGCACGCCTGGCGTCGTCCCGTACTTCGACCTGTCCTTCCAACACGCCAGCGGGCCGGTGCTGCGCCGGATGCGGCGGTTCGGGGACGGCGAGCGGTTCCTGGAGCTGATCGAGCGGATCCGCGAGCACGCGCCCGAGGCCGGTATCCGTTCCAACTTCATCGTCGGTTTCCCCGGGGAGACCGAGGAGGACCTCGAGGTGCTGGAGGGTTTCCTCACCGAGGCGAGCCTGGACGCCATCGGCGTCTTCGGGTACTCCGACGAGGACGGCACGGAGGCAGCGACCCTCGACGGCAAGCTCGAGGAGGAGGTCATCGCCGAGCGGGCCGAGCGGCTTACCCTGCTCGCCGAGGAGCTCACCTGGCAGCGTGCCGAGGAGCGCGTCGGCGAGATCGTCACCGTCCTGGTGGAGACGGTGGAGGAGGACGGCGCACCCGCCGAAGGGCGTGCCGACCACCAGGCGCCCGAGGTGGACGGCACCACCCGGTTGCGGGGGGCCGGCCTGCGCGTCGGGGACCTGGTCCGCGCCGAGGTCGTGGCAGCGGAAGGCGTCGACTTGGTGGCCGACGTCGTCGAGGTTCTCCCATGA
- a CDS encoding helix-turn-helix domain-containing protein, which translates to MSIGKTLAEARRKAGLTVEQVSDATRVRQTIIREIEQDNFEHCGGDFYARGHIRSIAQAIGVDPKPLLEEFDRLHNPTVTAPKAAEVFEPDAVRPERRGPNWSAAMATALVILVIYGIVQAFTSGTEPREPSTIAAKTPTPSLSSAGATPSGVPRPTPSAGAEAVAQIPRDRVTVRVEIVNGQSWLQVFDSRGEQVFEGTLGQGTARDFTDKKRIRLVVGNAAAVRLIVNGKDLGTPGKEGEVMSFVFRPGEPGQAG; encoded by the coding sequence GTGTCTATCGGCAAGACCCTGGCCGAGGCCCGCCGAAAGGCCGGACTGACCGTCGAGCAGGTCAGTGACGCCACCCGGGTGCGTCAAACGATCATTCGTGAGATCGAACAGGACAACTTCGAGCACTGCGGTGGCGACTTCTACGCCCGAGGGCACATCCGCAGCATCGCCCAGGCGATCGGGGTGGACCCCAAGCCGTTGCTCGAGGAGTTCGACCGTCTGCACAACCCGACGGTGACCGCGCCGAAGGCGGCGGAGGTCTTCGAGCCGGATGCGGTGCGGCCGGAGCGTCGGGGGCCGAACTGGAGCGCGGCCATGGCGACCGCGCTCGTGATCCTGGTGATCTACGGGATCGTCCAGGCATTCACCTCGGGCACCGAACCAAGGGAGCCCAGCACGATCGCGGCCAAGACGCCGACCCCCAGCCTGTCGTCGGCGGGCGCCACCCCGAGTGGCGTTCCCCGGCCCACACCCAGCGCGGGGGCGGAGGCGGTCGCGCAGATCCCACGCGACCGGGTGACGGTCCGCGTCGAGATCGTGAACGGCCAGAGCTGGCTCCAGGTGTTCGACTCCCGTGGGGAACAGGTGTTCGAGGGGACCCTCGGGCAGGGGACCGCCCGGGACTTCACCGACAAGAAGAGGATCAGGCTGGTCGTCGGCAACGCGGCGGCGGTTCGCTTGATCGTCAACGGCAAGGATCTGGGGACGCCGGGGAAGGAAGGCGAGGTCATGAGCTTCGTGTTCCGTCCTGGCGAGCCGGGTCAGGCGGGCTGA
- a CDS encoding DNA translocase FtsK, producing the protein MATRTSGGGSRPRASGRTRATGRTSRPAVRPAPRKAPARKAPARRPPARRSRADRLVGGTSALARGVWLGVAHVLGATVRRIGQGARDLDPAHRRDGLGLFVIGLAVIVASGTWWHIKGPVGEALARWVESAFGRFAVAVPVLLVIIAWQFMRHPDEAGPAGRVVIGWTTLLAGILGIVHVAAGMPTPGQGLEKVSDAGGLLGFVVAYPLVKAVAPVVAVPLLALLAVFGLLVVTATPVHAVPRRLAALRDRALLRTQPADRDAEDRAPVRRSRKRPGVPAKPAADSVGSADEVDDDTSPVIVGGPPPVQPVEPPKPKSHPKLPPVTSPLPARAEQLQLSGDVTYHLPPLTLLKSGTPPRVRSKANEQVVSALTEVLEQFGIDAQVTGFTRGPTVTRYEVELGPAVKVERVTALSRNIAYAVASADVRILSPIPGKSAIGIEIPNADREIVSLGDILRAPEATSDQHPMLVGLGKDVEGRVVVANLAKMPHILIAGATGAGKSSCINSLITSILTRATPDEVRMVLVDPKRVELTAYDGIPHLITPIITNPKKAAEALQWVVREMDLRYDDLAASGFRHIDDFNKAVRSGKLKAPPGSEREYQPYPYLLVIVDELADLMMVAPRDVEDAIVRITQLARAAGIHLVLATQRPSVDVVTGLIKANVPSRLAFATSSLADSRVILDQPGAEKLIGKGDALFLPMGASKPIRLQGALVTDAEIQAVVAHCKEQLQPVYREDVTTGAARKKQIDEDIGDDLELLCQAAELVVSTQFGSTSMLQRKLRVGFAKAGRLMDLLESRGVVGPSEGSKARDVLVKPEDLPQVLAALRGEA; encoded by the coding sequence ATGGCTACCCGTACGTCCGGAGGCGGTTCGCGCCCGCGCGCGTCCGGTCGTACGCGCGCCACCGGTCGTACGAGTCGGCCCGCAGTCCGGCCCGCGCCCCGCAAGGCGCCGGCCCGCAAGGCGCCGGCCCGCCGCCCACCCGCCCGGCGCAGCCGGGCCGACCGGCTCGTGGGCGGAACCTCGGCCCTGGCCCGCGGCGTCTGGCTGGGCGTCGCCCACGTCCTGGGCGCCACGGTGCGCCGGATCGGCCAGGGTGCCCGCGACCTGGACCCCGCGCACCGGCGTGACGGCCTGGGCCTGTTCGTGATCGGGCTCGCGGTGATCGTCGCGTCCGGCACCTGGTGGCACATCAAGGGCCCGGTCGGCGAGGCGCTCGCGCGGTGGGTGGAGAGCGCGTTCGGCCGGTTCGCCGTCGCCGTACCGGTGCTGCTCGTGATCATCGCCTGGCAGTTCATGCGGCATCCTGATGAGGCCGGCCCGGCGGGCCGGGTCGTCATCGGGTGGACCACGCTGCTCGCCGGCATCCTCGGGATCGTCCACGTCGCCGCCGGCATGCCCACGCCGGGCCAGGGACTGGAGAAGGTCAGCGACGCCGGCGGCCTGCTGGGATTCGTCGTCGCGTACCCGCTGGTCAAGGCCGTGGCCCCGGTCGTGGCGGTACCCCTGCTCGCGCTGCTGGCGGTTTTCGGGCTGCTCGTCGTCACAGCCACCCCGGTGCACGCGGTCCCGCGCCGGCTGGCCGCGTTGCGCGACCGTGCGCTGCTGCGCACGCAACCCGCGGACAGGGACGCCGAGGACCGGGCGCCGGTCCGGCGGTCCCGCAAGCGGCCAGGGGTCCCGGCCAAGCCGGCGGCGGACTCCGTGGGCTCCGCGGACGAGGTGGACGACGACACCTCACCGGTCATCGTCGGCGGGCCGCCGCCCGTCCAGCCAGTCGAGCCGCCGAAGCCGAAGAGCCATCCGAAGCTCCCGCCGGTCACCTCGCCGCTGCCGGCGCGCGCCGAGCAGCTCCAACTGTCCGGTGACGTCACCTACCATCTGCCGCCGCTCACCCTGCTCAAGTCCGGCACCCCGCCGCGGGTCCGCAGCAAGGCGAACGAGCAGGTGGTGTCGGCGTTGACCGAGGTGCTGGAGCAGTTCGGTATCGACGCGCAGGTCACCGGCTTCACCCGGGGCCCCACCGTCACCCGCTACGAGGTCGAGCTCGGCCCCGCGGTCAAGGTCGAGCGGGTCACCGCGCTGTCCCGCAACATCGCGTACGCGGTGGCCAGCGCGGACGTGCGGATCCTTTCGCCGATCCCGGGCAAGTCCGCGATCGGCATCGAGATCCCGAACGCCGACCGCGAGATCGTGAGCCTCGGCGACATCCTGCGGGCGCCGGAGGCCACCTCCGACCAGCACCCGATGCTGGTCGGCCTGGGCAAGGACGTCGAGGGACGGGTCGTGGTCGCCAACCTGGCGAAGATGCCGCACATCCTCATCGCGGGCGCGACCGGGGCGGGTAAGTCGAGCTGCATCAACTCGCTGATCACCTCGATCCTGACCCGGGCTACGCCGGACGAGGTCCGGATGGTGCTGGTCGATCCCAAGCGGGTCGAGCTGACCGCGTACGACGGCATCCCGCACCTCATCACGCCGATCATCACGAACCCGAAGAAGGCGGCCGAGGCCCTGCAGTGGGTGGTCCGCGAGATGGACCTGCGCTACGACGACCTGGCCGCCTCCGGGTTCCGGCACATCGACGACTTCAACAAGGCCGTGCGGTCCGGGAAACTCAAGGCGCCGCCCGGCAGCGAGCGGGAGTACCAGCCGTATCCATACCTGCTCGTGATCGTCGACGAGTTGGCCGACCTCATGATGGTCGCGCCGCGTGACGTCGAGGACGCCATCGTCCGCATCACCCAGCTCGCCCGCGCTGCAGGCATCCACCTGGTCCTCGCCACGCAACGACCCAGCGTCGACGTGGTGACCGGCCTGATCAAGGCGAACGTGCCGTCCCGGCTCGCGTTCGCCACCTCGAGCCTGGCCGACTCCCGGGTGATCCTCGACCAGCCGGGCGCGGAGAAGCTGATCGGCAAGGGTGACGCGCTGTTCCTGCCGATGGGCGCCAGCAAGCCGATCCGGCTGCAGGGCGCGCTGGTGACCGACGCCGAGATCCAGGCAGTCGTCGCGCACTGCAAGGAGCAGCTCCAGCCGGTCTACCGCGAGGACGTGACCACCGGCGCCGCCCGGAAGAAGCAGATCGACGAGGACATCGGCGACGACCTGGAGTTGCTGTGCCAGGCCGCCGAACTCGTGGTGTCCACCCAGTTCGGGTCCACCTCGATGCTGCAGCGCAAGTTGCGCGTTGGGTTCGCCAAGGCTGGGCGGCTCATGGACCTGTTGGAAAGCCGCGGCGTCGTCGGGCCGAGCGAGGGCTCCAAGGCGCGCGACGTGCTCGTCAAACCCGAGGACCTTCCCCAGGTTCTGGCCGCACTGCGGGGTGAGGCATAA
- a CDS encoding response regulator → MMEKAKILLVDDREENLLALEAILSALDQELVRATSGEEALKALLVDEFAVILLDVQMPGLDGFETASHIKRREKTKDVPIIFLTANEPNHAFRGYAAGAVDYIAKPFDPWVLRAKVSVFVDLYQKNRQLREQAALLRHQLEASVGDSGLTESGLVTELLARLASVEEQLDVLSAQARVTVDTAMAESVSQLERRVARLRAAMDALAVGA, encoded by the coding sequence GTGATGGAGAAGGCGAAGATCCTGCTCGTGGACGACCGGGAGGAGAACCTTCTGGCGCTGGAGGCGATCCTGTCCGCGCTGGACCAGGAGCTGGTGCGGGCGACCTCCGGGGAGGAGGCGCTCAAGGCGCTGCTGGTGGACGAGTTCGCCGTGATCCTGCTCGACGTCCAGATGCCGGGCCTGGACGGTTTCGAGACCGCGAGCCACATCAAGCGACGGGAGAAGACCAAGGACGTCCCGATCATCTTCCTGACCGCGAACGAGCCCAACCACGCGTTCCGCGGATACGCGGCGGGCGCGGTCGACTACATCGCCAAGCCGTTCGACCCATGGGTGCTGCGCGCCAAGGTCTCGGTCTTCGTCGACCTGTACCAGAAGAACCGCCAGCTGCGCGAACAGGCCGCCCTGCTGCGCCACCAGTTGGAGGCGAGCGTTGGGGACAGCGGGCTGACGGAGTCCGGTCTGGTGACCGAGCTGCTCGCGCGGCTCGCCTCGGTCGAGGAACAGCTGGACGTGCTCAGCGCCCAGGCCCGGGTGACCGTGGACACGGCCATGGCCGAGTCGGTGAGCCAGTTGGAGCGCCGGGTGGCGCGCCTGCGCGCCGCCATGGACGCGCTGGCCGTCGGCGCGTAG
- a CDS encoding hybrid sensor histidine kinase/response regulator — translation MRTERTASGGGAVEHPRETAALKRLLAALEAVRDGNFRKRLAVTGDGLYAEIAMVFNEMVERNQHLANELARVRRLVGRDGRLTERLNPGPCEGAWGAMIENANALVDDLVRPTAEVGRVLGAVAQGDLSQKMDLRIDDRPLRGEFLRMGRTVNGMVDQLSLFTSEVTRVAREVGTEGRLGGQARVRGVAGTWKDLTDSVNSMASNLTAQVRDIAQVTTAVARGDLSKKVTVDVKGELLELKNTVNTMVDQLSGFADEVTRVAREVGTEGRLGGQARVRGVAGTWKDLTDSVNSMASNLTAQVRDIAQVTTAVARGDLSKKVTVDVKGELLELKNTVNTMVDQLSGFADEVTRVAREVGTEGRLGGQAQVPGVAGTWKDLTDNVNFMANNLTSQVRNIAQVTTAVAQGDLSKKITVDARGEILQLKNTINTMVDQLSAFADEVTRVAREVGTEGRLGGQAQVSGVSGTWRDLTDSVNSMANNLTSQVRSIAQVTTAVAQGDLSKKITVEARGEILELKNTINTMVEQLRAFADEVTRVAREVGTEGRLGGQAQVSGVSGTWRDLTDSVNSMANNLTSQVRSIAQVTTAVARGDLSKKIDVDARGEILELKNTINTMVEQLRAFADEVTRVAREVGTEGRLGGHAEVEGVSGTWQRLTESVNQLASSLTTQVRAIAEVATAVARGDLSRQITVEAKGELSELRDNINQMIANLRETTRANQEQDWLKTNLARISALMQGRRDLEDVAKLIMSEITPVVSAQYGAFFLAQRDEDGKPQPVLDLLASYGFQAPDGHRRFAFGEGLVGQAAVEKQPILVTDLPQDYLKIVSGLGEAPPASIIVLPVLFENQVLGVIELASFHEFSEIHRAFLDQLMENVGVTVNTIIANSRTEALLAESQRLAEELKAQKEELRRSNVELEQQAASLKASEELLQRQQEELQLSNQQLEEKAALLADQNRAIEIKNSEIEQARRALEERAEQLALSSKYKSEFLANMSHELRTPLNSLLILAKLLADNPDRNLTAKQVEFAQTIYNAGSDLLQLINDILDLSKVEAGKMDIHPGDLPVTQLVEYVEATFRPLTIDKGLRLTVEVGPEVPPTLYTDEQRLQQILRNLLSNAVKFTETGEVKLHIYRPQGVNFVEEKLRTASDVVAFEVVDTGIGIPADKLKVIFEAFQQADGTTSRKYGGTGLGLSISREIARLLGGEIHAESELGKGSVFTLYLPARIGTQPADRRDRRDGTADQVRSGSRRAPKPRRAPEASPVPVAADPPEQLVTEPDISDDRGAIQPGDRVLLVVGLVEEHVQTGVEIGHEHGFKVVGALGAEAGFAAARNLAPDAVLLAGDVAGPDGVLLLDLLKRTPDTRHVPVAVVDRTGREEQRLRALRAGALTVVADGDREQISKAVGELAGFLDRPGRRLLIIQSDDSPMPVLSEVIGAGDDVEITRVETIGEAVDVLVEKRFDCLVVDALLPGQRVGPLLEAVAQLDSLRDMPVLVHVEGRLSREDETRLGKLLEPMVARTTRSAEQLRDAVTLFLHRSVQHLPSSRWQPTERSAQAVDSSLAGVKVLIVDDDVRNVFALTSVLERHGIEVLYAENGREGIDMLQRHDDVQLVLMDVMMPEMDGYATMEAIRKMPQFSRLPIIALTAKAMKGDREKSIAAGASDYVTKPVDIDQLLSVMRSWLQR, via the coding sequence ATGCGTACAGAGCGTACGGCGAGTGGGGGCGGGGCGGTCGAACACCCGCGGGAAACCGCCGCGCTGAAACGCTTGCTCGCCGCCCTCGAGGCTGTACGAGACGGGAACTTCCGTAAACGGCTGGCGGTCACCGGCGACGGCCTGTACGCCGAGATCGCGATGGTCTTCAACGAGATGGTGGAGCGCAACCAGCATCTCGCCAACGAGCTGGCCCGCGTCCGGCGGCTGGTGGGCCGGGATGGCAGGCTCACCGAGCGGCTCAACCCCGGACCGTGCGAGGGCGCCTGGGGCGCCATGATCGAGAACGCGAACGCCCTCGTCGATGACCTGGTACGTCCCACGGCCGAGGTCGGTCGAGTGCTCGGCGCGGTCGCCCAGGGCGACCTGTCGCAGAAGATGGACCTGCGGATCGACGACCGCCCGCTGCGCGGCGAGTTCCTGCGCATGGGCCGGACGGTCAACGGGATGGTCGACCAGCTCTCGCTGTTCACCTCCGAGGTGACGCGGGTGGCCCGGGAGGTGGGTACCGAGGGCCGGCTCGGCGGTCAGGCGCGGGTCCGCGGGGTGGCTGGCACCTGGAAGGACCTGACGGATTCGGTGAACTCGATGGCCAGCAACCTCACCGCGCAGGTGCGCGACATCGCGCAGGTGACGACTGCGGTGGCGCGCGGTGACCTGTCCAAGAAGGTCACCGTGGACGTCAAGGGTGAGCTGCTGGAGTTGAAGAACACCGTCAACACCATGGTCGACCAGCTGTCGGGCTTCGCCGATGAGGTGACGCGGGTGGCCCGGGAGGTGGGTACCGAGGGCCGGCTCGGCGGTCAGGCGCGGGTCCGCGGGGTGGCTGGCACCTGGAAGGACCTGACGGATTCGGTGAACTCGATGGCCAGCAACCTCACCGCGCAGGTGCGCGACATCGCGCAGGTGACGACTGCGGTGGCGCGCGGTGACCTGTCCAAGAAGGTCACCGTGGACGTCAAGGGTGAGCTGCTGGAGTTGAAGAACACCGTCAACACCATGGTCGACCAGCTGTCGGGCTTCGCCGATGAGGTGACGCGGGTGGCCCGGGAGGTGGGTACCGAGGGCCGGCTCGGCGGTCAGGCCCAGGTGCCGGGGGTGGCTGGCACCTGGAAGGACCTGACCGACAACGTGAACTTCATGGCGAACAACCTGACCAGCCAGGTCCGCAACATCGCCCAGGTCACCACCGCGGTCGCCCAGGGCGACCTGTCCAAGAAGATCACCGTGGACGCGCGCGGTGAGATCCTGCAGCTGAAGAACACCATCAACACGATGGTGGACCAGCTCTCGGCGTTCGCCGACGAGGTGACGCGGGTGGCCCGGGAGGTGGGTACCGAGGGCCGGCTGGGCGGTCAGGCCCAGGTGAGCGGCGTGTCGGGCACCTGGCGTGACCTCACCGACTCGGTGAACTCCATGGCGAACAACCTGACCAGCCAGGTCCGGTCGATCGCCCAGGTCACCACCGCGGTCGCCCAGGGCGACCTGTCCAAGAAGATCACCGTCGAGGCCCGGGGCGAGATCCTGGAGTTGAAGAACACCATCAACACGATGGTGGAGCAGTTGCGGGCGTTCGCCGACGAGGTGACGCGGGTGGCCCGGGAGGTGGGTACCGAGGGCCGGCTGGGCGGTCAGGCCCAGGTGAGCGGCGTGTCGGGCACCTGGCGTGACCTCACCGACTCGGTGAACTCCATGGCGAACAACCTGACCAGCCAGGTCCGGTCGATCGCCCAGGTCACCACGGCCGTGGCCCGCGGCGACCTGTCGAAGAAGATCGACGTGGATGCCCGGGGCGAGATCCTGGAGTTGAAGAACACCATCAACACGATGGTGGAGCAGTTGCGGGCGTTCGCCGACGAGGTGACGCGGGTGGCCCGGGAGGTGGGTACCGAGGGCCGGCTGGGCGGCCATGCCGAGGTCGAGGGCGTGTCGGGCACGTGGCAGCGCCTCACCGAGAGCGTGAACCAGCTGGCCAGCTCGCTGACCACGCAGGTGCGCGCGATCGCCGAGGTGGCCACGGCGGTGGCGCGCGGCGACCTGTCCCGGCAGATCACCGTCGAGGCCAAGGGTGAGCTCTCCGAGCTGCGCGACAACATCAACCAGATGATCGCGAACCTGCGCGAGACCACCCGGGCCAACCAAGAGCAGGACTGGCTGAAGACCAACCTGGCCCGGATCTCCGCGCTCATGCAGGGCCGCCGCGACCTGGAGGACGTGGCCAAACTCATCATGAGCGAGATCACCCCGGTGGTCTCCGCGCAGTACGGCGCGTTCTTCCTCGCCCAGCGGGACGAGGACGGCAAGCCGCAGCCGGTGCTGGACCTGCTCGCCAGCTACGGGTTCCAGGCACCCGACGGGCACCGCCGCTTCGCCTTCGGGGAGGGCCTGGTCGGCCAGGCGGCCGTGGAGAAGCAGCCGATACTGGTCACCGACCTCCCGCAGGACTACCTCAAGATCGTCTCTGGCCTGGGTGAGGCGCCGCCGGCCAGCATCATCGTGCTGCCGGTCCTCTTCGAGAACCAGGTGCTAGGCGTGATCGAGCTGGCCTCGTTCCACGAGTTCAGCGAGATCCACCGGGCGTTCCTGGACCAGCTCATGGAGAACGTCGGCGTCACGGTCAACACGATCATCGCGAACTCCCGCACCGAGGCCCTGCTCGCCGAGTCGCAGCGGCTCGCCGAGGAACTGAAGGCGCAGAAGGAGGAGCTGCGCCGTTCGAACGTCGAGCTGGAGCAGCAGGCGGCCTCGCTCAAGGCGTCCGAGGAGCTGCTGCAGCGCCAGCAGGAGGAGCTGCAGCTGTCCAACCAGCAGCTGGAGGAGAAGGCGGCGCTGCTGGCTGACCAGAACCGCGCGATCGAGATCAAGAACTCCGAGATCGAGCAGGCCCGCCGGGCCCTGGAGGAGCGCGCCGAGCAGCTGGCGCTGTCGTCCAAGTACAAGTCGGAGTTCCTGGCGAACATGTCGCACGAGCTCCGCACCCCGCTGAACAGCCTGCTCATCCTGGCCAAGCTGCTGGCGGACAACCCCGACCGCAACCTCACCGCCAAGCAGGTAGAGTTCGCGCAGACCATCTACAACGCCGGCAGCGACCTGCTGCAGCTGATCAACGACATCCTCGACCTGTCGAAGGTCGAGGCCGGCAAGATGGACATCCATCCGGGCGACCTGCCCGTCACCCAGTTGGTGGAGTACGTGGAGGCCACGTTCCGGCCGCTCACCATCGACAAGGGCCTTCGGCTCACGGTCGAGGTCGGGCCGGAGGTGCCGCCGACGCTGTACACCGACGAGCAGCGGCTGCAGCAGATCCTGCGCAACCTGTTGTCGAACGCGGTGAAGTTCACCGAGACCGGCGAGGTCAAGCTGCACATCTACCGGCCGCAGGGCGTGAACTTCGTCGAGGAGAAGCTACGCACCGCCTCCGACGTGGTCGCGTTCGAGGTGGTCGACACCGGCATCGGCATCCCGGCGGACAAGCTCAAGGTGATCTTCGAGGCATTCCAGCAGGCCGACGGCACCACGAGCCGCAAGTACGGGGGTACCGGCCTCGGCCTCTCGATCAGCCGCGAGATAGCCCGCCTGCTCGGCGGCGAGATCCACGCCGAGAGCGAGCTGGGCAAGGGCTCGGTCTTCACCCTGTACCTGCCGGCCCGTATCGGCACCCAGCCAGCCGACCGGCGTGACCGCCGGGACGGGACAGCCGACCAGGTCCGGTCCGGCTCGCGCCGCGCCCCCAAGCCACGTCGTGCGCCGGAGGCCAGCCCGGTCCCGGTCGCGGCGGACCCACCGGAGCAACTGGTCACCGAACCGGACATCTCTGACGATCGGGGTGCTATCCAGCCGGGCGACCGGGTGCTGCTCGTGGTCGGGCTCGTGGAGGAGCACGTGCAGACCGGCGTGGAGATCGGCCACGAGCACGGGTTCAAGGTGGTCGGGGCCCTGGGCGCGGAAGCCGGCTTCGCCGCCGCCCGCAACCTCGCTCCGGACGCGGTCCTGCTCGCCGGCGACGTCGCCGGTCCCGACGGGGTGCTCCTGCTCGACCTGCTCAAGCGCACCCCGGACACCCGGCACGTCCCGGTCGCGGTCGTGGACCGCACCGGTCGTGAGGAGCAGCGGCTGCGGGCCTTGCGCGCCGGCGCCCTGACGGTGGTGGCGGACGGCGACCGCGAACAGATCAGCAAGGCGGTCGGCGAGCTGGCCGGGTTCCTCGACCGCCCAGGGCGGCGCCTGCTGATCATCCAGAGCGACGACAGCCCCATGCCCGTGCTGTCCGAGGTGATCGGCGCCGGGGACGACGTGGAGATCACGCGGGTCGAGACGATCGGTGAGGCCGTGGACGTGCTGGTCGAGAAGCGGTTCGACTGCTTGGTCGTGGACGCGTTGCTGCCCGGCCAGCGGGTCGGCCCGCTGCTGGAGGCGGTGGCTCAGCTCGACTCGTTGCGCGACATGCCGGTGCTGGTGCACGTCGAGGGGCGGCTCAGCCGCGAGGACGAGACGCGGCTCGGCAAGCTCCTGGAGCCGATGGTCGCCCGCACCACCCGTTCGGCCGAGCAGCTGCGCGATGCCGTGACGCTGTTCCTGCACCGTTCCGTCCAGCATCTGCCTTCCTCGCGGTGGCAGCCGACGGAGCGATCCGCGCAGGCGGTCGACAGCTCGCTGGCCGGGGTCAAGGTACTGATCGTCGACGACGACGTGCGCAACGTCTTCGCGCTCACCAGCGTGCTGGAGCGGCACGGGATCGAGGTGCTGTACGCGGAGAACGGCCGCGAGGGCATCGACATGCTCCAGCGGCACGACGACGTCCAGCTGGTGCTGATGGACGTGATGATGCCGGAGATGGACGGGTACGCCACTATGGAGGCGATTCGCAAGATGCCGCAGTTCAGTCGGCTGCCGATCATCGCCCTGACCGCCAAGGCGATGAAGGGCGACCGGGAGAAGAGCATCGCGGCGGGCGCCTCCGACTATGTGACCAAGCCGGTGGACATCGACCAACTGCTCAGCGTGATGCGGTCCTGGTTGCAGCGATAG